One part of the Prionailurus bengalensis isolate Pbe53 chromosome B2, Fcat_Pben_1.1_paternal_pri, whole genome shotgun sequence genome encodes these proteins:
- the DLK2 gene encoding protein delta homolog 2, with protein MPSGCRCLHLVCLLCILGAPVQPARADDCSSHCDLAHGCCAPDGSCRCDPGWEGLHCERCVRMPGCQHGTCHQPWQCICHSGWAGKFCDKDEHICTTQTPCRNGGQCVYDGGGEYHCVCPPGFHGHDCERKAGPCEQAGSPCRNGGQCQDDQGFALNFTCRCLAGFVGARCEVNVDDCLMRPCANGATCLDGINRFSCLCPEGFAGRFCTINLDDCASRPCQRGARCRDRVHDFDCLCPSGYGGKTCELILPVPDPATTVDIPLGPTSAVAVPATGPVPYSVGAGLLRISVKEVVRRQEAGLGAASLVAVVVFGALTAALVLSTMLLTLRAWRRGVCPPGPCCFPAPHYAPARQDQECQVSMLPAGLSLSPDLPPEPGKTTAL; from the exons ATGCCCAGCGGCTGCCGCTGCCTACATCTCGTGTGCCTGTTGTGCATCCTGGGGGCACCCGTTCAGCCCGCCCGAG CTGATGACTGCAGCTCCCACTGTGACTTGGCCCACGGCTGCTGCGCGCCTGACGGCTCCTGCAG GTGTGACCCAGGCTGGGAGGGGCTGCACTGTGAGCGCTGTGTGAGGATGCCTGGCTGCCAGCACGGTACCTGCCACCAGCCCTGGCAGTGCATCTGTCACAGTGGCTGGGCGGGCAAATTCTGTGACAAAG ACGAGCACATCTGTACCACGCAGACCCCCTGCCGGAATGGAGGCCAGTGTGTCTATGATGGGGGCGGCGAGTACCACTGTGTGTGCCCACCAGGCTTCCATGGGCATGACTGTGAGCGCAAGGCTGGACCCTGTGAACAGGCAGG CTCTCCATGCCGGAACGGTGGGCAGTGCCAGGACGACCAGGGCTTTGCCCTCAACTTCACCTGCCGCTGTTTGGCCGGCTTCGTGGGTGCCCGCTGTGAGGTCAATGTAGACGACTGTCTGATGCGGCCTTGTGCCAATGGCGCCACCTGCCTGGACGGCATAAACCgcttctcctgcctctgccctgaggGCTTTGCTGGACGTTTCTGCACCATCAACCTGGATGACTGTGCCAGCCGCCCATGCCAGAGAGGGGCCCGCTGTCGGGACCGTGTCCATGACTTTGACTGTCTCTGCCCCAGTGGCTATGGCGGCAAGACTTGTGAGCTCATCTTACCAGTCCCAGATCCTGCCACCACAGTGGACATACCCCTGGGGCCCACCTCAGCTGTGGCGGTACCTGCCACGGGGCCTGTCCCCTACAGTGTGGGGGCAGGTCTGCTGCGCATCTCAGTGAAGGAGGTGGTGCGGAGGCAAGAGGCTGGGCTAGGTGCAGCTAGCCTGGTGGCCGTGGTGGTATTTGGGGCCCTCACTGCTGCTCTGGTCCTGTCCACAATGTTGCTGACCCTGAGGGCCTGGCGCCGGGGTGTCTGTCCCCCTGGACCCTGCTGCTTCCCCGCCCCACACTATGCTCCAGCACGCCAGGATCAAGAGTGTCAGGTTAGCATGCTGCCAGCAGGGCTCTCCCTGTCTCCTGACTTGCCCCCTGAGCCTGGAAAGACCACAGCACTGTGA